CGTTTTCCGCGCGCACGTCGGAGGGCAGGAGGTCTTCTATCCCGTCGCCGACGGCGTCGAGCACGTTTTTGACGCAGTTTGAAACTATGTTGTGAGTCAGCCCGCCGGTCAGCGAATAGAGCGCGCGCATCCCGCCCGCCTTAGTGACGGGAAGCACCTCCGGCGAGGACATACTGAGCGCGCCGCGGTCGAACTCGACCTTGCCTTTGAAGAGGAATTCCTTGCCGTATTCGAGCGACTCGGCGGTGTATTTGCGGTTAAAGATCGTTATTTTTATCCGTCCCGTATCGTCGGCGGCGACGGCGGTGAAGACGGTCATATCCTTGCGGATATAGCGTCCCGCGGCGGGAACGACGACGCGGGCGCGGATGAGCGCGTCATCGTTTTCGCGCAGGTCGCGTATGAATTTTATCTCGTTCAGATCCTCGTAAGCGCGGGGGAAATGGCGCAGCAGATCGAGCGCGGTGTTTATGCCGAGCTTCGCGAAAAGCTTCGCGCGCGCTTCTCCGACTCCGCGCACCTGCTTTATGGGCTTGTTCAGGTCAAAACGCTCCATACCGCGCCTCCCTTCGCGTTTGATACACAGATTATACCATATCAAACAAGAAAAGTCACTATCTTATTTATTAGCAGATTGACAAGCGAAAATCGTAATGCTATAATCATTGTGTATAATTAGGATAAGTAGGGGTGAAATAAATGTCGCTCAGCGGAAAAACCGCTTACATAACCGGCGCGTCGGGAGGCATAGGCGGCGAGATCGCGAAAAAACTGCACGCCGCCGGATGCCGCGTCGCGCTGTTTTGGCACAGCGACGAAGCGGCCGCCGCGCTCGCGGAAACGCTCGGCGAAGGCGCCGCGGCGTTCCGCTGCGACGTCGCGGACTTCGCCTCCGTCGACTCCGCGTTTGCGGAAGCGGAAGCGGCGCTCGGCGCCGCGGATATCCTCGTCAACAACGCCGGAGCCGCGCTCTTCGGGCTGCTCCAGAACTGCGCGGACGCGGACTTCGACCGCGTCGTCGGCGTGAATCTGAAGGGCGTTTTCAACTGCTGCAAACGCGCGCTGCCCGCGATGATCTCCGCCAAAAGCGGCGCGATAGTCAATATCTCGTCAATGTGGGGAGTCGCCGGCGCGTCATGCGAGGCGGTCTACTCGGCGTCGAAGGCGGGGGTCGTCGGGTTGACGAAGGCGCTCGCCAAGGAGGTCGGCCCGAGCGGCATAACGGTCAACTGCGTCGCTCCCGGCGTCATAGATACGAAGATGAACGCGCGTCTTACCCCGGAAACGAAGGCGTCTCTCGCCGCCGAAACTCCGCTCGGCCGCATCGGAACTCCGGCTGACGTCGCGGACGCGGTCGCGTTCCTCGCGGACGCCGCCTTCATAACGGGGCAGACGCTCGGCGTCGACGGCGGCTTTATACTGTGAAACCCGCGGAGACTGCTCCGCATTCATGATAAACCATCAAACTTTTAAGGAGGGGTGCGTGCCGGAGTATCCTCCGCGCACGACATACTATGCTTGAAAAGAACGATCTCATCGAATTGACGGTAGAAGGCGTAACGTCGGACGGCAGCGGGGTAGCCCGCGCCGACGGCATCGCCGTGTTCCTCCCGCTCGCCCTGCCGGGCGACAAGGTCGAAGCCCGCATCGTGAAGACCGCGAAAAACTGCATATACGGAAAGGTGGAGCGCGTTATTACGCCGGCGCCCGACCGCGTCGAGCCGGACTGTCCGGTCTTCGGCAAGTGCGGCGGCTGCGCCTACCGCGACGCGGAATACGCCGCGGAGCTGCGCTATAAGAAGGATAAGATGACCGCCGCGCTCCGCCGCATCGGCGGCATAGATATCGAGGTGCCGGACGTTATCGGCTGCGCCGAGTCCGACCGCTACAGAAACAAGCTTATGCTGCCCGTCGGCGTCGACTTCGACGGCTACCCGCGCTGCGGCTTCTACGCCAAGCGCAGCCACCGTATCGTGCCGAGCGACGACTGCGCGCTGCATCCCGAAGTTTTCATGCGGATAGCGCATTTCACCTTCGACTATCTCATCGCGAACGGCGTCACGGCGTACGACGAAACGGTCGGCAGGGGACAGCTCCGCCACGTCTATATCCGTCAGGCGCCGACGAGCGGGGAGATAATGCTCTGCGTAGTGATCAACGGCGACAGGCTCGACTGCGGCGCGCAGTTCGCCGCCGAGGTCACGGAGCGCTTCCCGGAGATCAAGTCGGTCGTTATGAATATCAACCGCGCTGACGGCAACATAATCCTCGGCGCGAAGTGCGTTACCCTCGCGGGTTCGGACTATATAAACGGCACCCTTCGCGGAGTGAATATCCGCATCTCGCCGCTCTCCTTCTGTCAGGTCAACTCCGCGCAGACGGTGAAGCTTTACGACGTCGCCGAGGAGTTCGCGGAGGTGACTCCGGAGACCCGCCTGCTCGATCTCTACTGCGGAGCCGGACTGATAGGCCTTTCCATGGCGAACAAGGTCAAGGAACTGATAGGCGTCGAGATAATACCCGACGCCATCGAGGACGCGAAGGCGAACGCCGCCGCGAGCGGCATAACGAACGCGGAGTTCCTCTGCGGCGACGCGCCGGTAGCGGCCGAGAAGCTGCGCTGCGCGGGCAGGGAGCCGGACGTCGTCATCCTCGATCCGCCGCGCGCGGGATGCGCGCCGGCGCTGATCTATTCGGTCACGGATATGAAGCCGGAGCGGGTAGTATATATCTCCTGCGACGTCGCCACCCAGGCGCGCGATCTGAAGCTTTTCGCCGAGCGCGGCTACAAGACCGTCAAGGCGCAGGGCATAGATATGTTCCCGCGCACCGCGCATGTCGAGACAGTCGTTCGACTGTCCCGACAATGAATTGCGCCTGACGGCGCGTGAATTGTCCTTCGGACATGAATTGACCTTTGGTCATGAATTGCCCTGCGGGGCATGAAGGCGCAATTCAATTCACGGAGCGCAGCGAGAAATCATGCGCGTAGCGCAAATCATGACGCGCAGCGTCAATTCATTCAAAGGAGAAAAGCTATGGCAGACAACCAACTTGTTA
Above is a genomic segment from Clostridia bacterium containing:
- the fabG gene encoding 3-oxoacyl-ACP reductase FabG — protein: MSLSGKTAYITGASGGIGGEIAKKLHAAGCRVALFWHSDEAAAALAETLGEGAAAFRCDVADFASVDSAFAEAEAALGAADILVNNAGAALFGLLQNCADADFDRVVGVNLKGVFNCCKRALPAMISAKSGAIVNISSMWGVAGASCEAVYSASKAGVVGLTKALAKEVGPSGITVNCVAPGVIDTKMNARLTPETKASLAAETPLGRIGTPADVADAVAFLADAAFITGQTLGVDGGFIL
- the rlmD gene encoding 23S rRNA (uracil(1939)-C(5))-methyltransferase RlmD; its protein translation is MLEKNDLIELTVEGVTSDGSGVARADGIAVFLPLALPGDKVEARIVKTAKNCIYGKVERVITPAPDRVEPDCPVFGKCGGCAYRDAEYAAELRYKKDKMTAALRRIGGIDIEVPDVIGCAESDRYRNKLMLPVGVDFDGYPRCGFYAKRSHRIVPSDDCALHPEVFMRIAHFTFDYLIANGVTAYDETVGRGQLRHVYIRQAPTSGEIMLCVVINGDRLDCGAQFAAEVTERFPEIKSVVMNINRADGNIILGAKCVTLAGSDYINGTLRGVNIRISPLSFCQVNSAQTVKLYDVAEEFAEVTPETRLLDLYCGAGLIGLSMANKVKELIGVEIIPDAIEDAKANAAASGITNAEFLCGDAPVAAEKLRCAGREPDVVILDPPRAGCAPALIYSVTDMKPERVVYISCDVATQARDLKLFAERGYKTVKAQGIDMFPRTAHVETVVRLSRQ